A window of the Roseburia sp. 831b genome harbors these coding sequences:
- the rpsU gene encoding 30S ribosomal protein S21 gives MSSVIVKENETLDSALRRFKRNCAKAGIQQEIRKREHYEKPSVKRKKKSEAARKRKYN, from the coding sequence ATGTCTAGTGTAATAGTAAAAGAGAACGAGACTTTAGATAGCGCTTTACGTCGTTTCAAGAGAAACTGTGCAAAAGCAGGTATCCAGCAGGAAATTCGTAAAAGAGAACATTACGAAAAACCAAGCGTAAAACGTAAAAAGAAATCTGAAGCTGCAAGAAAAAGAAAATATAACTAA
- a CDS encoding lactate utilization protein, translating into MSTQKIYNEHLAQTVIENLKKRNMEGYYCETAMDAVEKALSFIQKGETVSYGGSMTLEECGMMTALRYDSDFTLLDRANTKTQEERDKLYHEALSCDTFFMSSNAITEAGELVNIDGTGNRVAALIYGPKQVIVMAGMNKIVATVDDAFHRIHQIAVPKNCIRLGIKTPCATTCVCSSCLSPNCICNQAVITKRSGQPGRIKVILIGQDFGY; encoded by the coding sequence ATGAGTACACAAAAAATTTATAACGAACATCTTGCCCAGACGGTCATTGAGAATCTAAAAAAAAGAAATATGGAAGGTTATTATTGTGAAACTGCAATGGATGCAGTGGAAAAAGCCCTCTCTTTCATTCAAAAAGGGGAAACCGTTTCCTATGGCGGTTCTATGACTTTAGAAGAATGTGGTATGATGACTGCCCTCCGCTATGATTCTGATTTTACGTTACTGGATCGTGCAAATACAAAAACACAGGAAGAACGGGATAAACTGTATCACGAGGCACTCTCCTGCGATACCTTTTTTATGAGCAGCAATGCCATCACCGAGGCTGGTGAACTTGTCAACATCGATGGTACCGGCAATCGTGTTGCCGCCCTTATCTATGGCCCAAAACAGGTCATTGTCATGGCTGGTATGAATAAAATTGTTGCTACGGTAGACGATGCTTTCCATCGTATCCATCAGATTGCTGTTCCAAAGAACTGCATCCGGCTTGGCATAAAGACCCCTTGTGCTACCACCTGCGTCTGTTCAAGCTGTCTGTCACCGAACTGCATCTGTAACCAGGCTGTCATAACAAAACGAAGCGGTCAGCCCGGACGAATCAAGGTTATCTTGATTGGACAGGATTTCGGATATTAA
- a CDS encoding ABC transporter ATP-binding protein — translation MKQNLKKMLSYYKKHQKMFWADMFFAALSAAIALALPLVIRYVTSTLIYEDVAVLTKRIAIIAVVLLVMVAIDCYSKFFISYYGHIMGAEIEYEMRAEIFEHYQKLSFSFFDNQKVGQLMSRITADLFDISELMHHGPENLILSIFKIVGAFVILMNISPALAVAAFAILPVMIFYAFHLNVRMGKAFKRNRVEIAEINAQIEDNLSGIRVVKSFANEEIEKKKFQKGNDGFLSAKRNSYFYMGSFHAGLGSFTTLIQINVIVVGALLIAKGSLNVTDLLTFLLYISVFTDPVRTLIDFTEQFQNGYSGFERFQEIMAVEPDIKDKKDAVELTNVKGDIEFKDVSFQYEENTEKVLNHINLKVEAGAYMALVGSSGAGKSTLCSLIPRFYDVTDGAVLIDGKDIRDLKLKSLRDHIGIVQQDVYLFVGTVYDNIRYGKPDATREEVIEAAKNANAHDFIMSLPNGYETDIGQRGIKLSGGQKQRLSIARVFLKNPPILIFDEATSALDNESEKVVQESLEKLAKNRTTFVIAHRLSTIKNAQKILVLSDVGIEEQGTHEELMQKGGIYENLYQMQFSK, via the coding sequence ATGAAACAGAATTTGAAAAAAATGTTATCGTACTATAAAAAGCACCAGAAGATGTTTTGGGCAGATATGTTTTTTGCAGCGTTATCAGCGGCGATTGCATTAGCGCTGCCACTTGTCATTCGTTATGTGACATCTACGCTTATCTATGAGGATGTAGCGGTTTTGACTAAACGGATTGCAATCATTGCAGTGGTGCTTCTTGTGATGGTTGCGATAGATTGTTATAGTAAATTTTTTATTTCCTATTATGGGCATATCATGGGAGCAGAGATTGAGTATGAAATGAGAGCGGAGATTTTTGAGCATTATCAAAAACTTTCCTTTTCTTTTTTTGATAATCAAAAAGTAGGGCAGCTAATGTCAAGAATTACGGCTGATTTGTTTGATATCAGTGAGTTGATGCACCATGGACCGGAAAATCTGATTCTTTCTATTTTTAAGATTGTAGGTGCGTTTGTGATTCTAATGAACATCAGTCCTGCACTTGCAGTGGCAGCGTTTGCAATTCTGCCGGTGATGATTTTTTATGCATTCCATTTGAATGTCAGGATGGGAAAAGCATTCAAGCGGAATCGTGTCGAGATTGCTGAGATTAATGCACAGATTGAGGACAATCTTTCGGGTATCCGTGTGGTGAAATCTTTTGCAAATGAGGAAATTGAGAAGAAAAAGTTCCAAAAGGGAAATGATGGCTTTTTAAGTGCAAAACGAAACAGCTATTTTTATATGGGAAGTTTCCATGCAGGCCTCGGTTCCTTTACCACATTGATTCAGATTAATGTTATTGTGGTGGGGGCACTTTTGATTGCAAAGGGAAGTTTAAATGTGACGGATTTGCTTACTTTTTTGCTTTATATCAGTGTCTTTACAGACCCTGTCCGTACTTTGATTGATTTTACGGAGCAGTTTCAAAATGGTTACTCAGGGTTTGAACGTTTTCAGGAAATCATGGCAGTGGAGCCGGATATCAAGGACAAAAAAGATGCCGTGGAACTGACCAATGTAAAAGGCGATATCGAATTTAAAGATGTCTCGTTCCAGTACGAAGAAAATACAGAAAAAGTATTGAATCATATTAATTTAAAAGTGGAGGCAGGGGCTTATATGGCATTGGTTGGTTCATCCGGTGCGGGAAAAAGTACGCTTTGTTCCCTGATTCCACGTTTTTACGATGTGACAGATGGAGCCGTTCTTATCGATGGAAAAGATATCCGTGACCTAAAATTAAAGAGTTTGCGTGACCACATCGGAATTGTACAGCAGGACGTGTATCTGTTCGTCGGTACCGTTTACGATAATATCCGCTATGGAAAGCCGGATGCAACGAGGGAAGAAGTGATAGAGGCAGCAAAAAATGCCAATGCCCACGATTTTATCATGTCGCTGCCAAACGGATATGAGACGGATATCGGACAAAGAGGAATTAAACTTTCCGGTGGACAAAAACAGCGTCTTTCCATCGCACGTGTCTTTTTAAAGAATCCTCCGATTCTGATTTTTGATGAGGCGACATCGGCGCTTGACAATGAGAGTGAGAAGGTGGTGCAGGAATCACTCGAAAAACTGGCAAAAAACAGAACTACATTTGTAATTGCACACCGTTTGTCTACGATTAAAAATGCACAGAAAATTCTTGTATTGTCAGATGTTGGAATTGAAGAGCAGGGAACACATGAAGAATTGATGCAAAAGGGCGGTATTTATGAGAATTTGTATCAAATGCAGTTCTCCAAATAG